The Bacteroidota bacterium genome has a window encoding:
- a CDS encoding outer membrane beta-barrel protein — MMRKKFPLVMIAFLASVYSSAQSTSTELPLISGGAGLTLFSGDVGHSNHSGGSFRSAYRFGVEQRFGNYFGAEIFANYGTLSKNERSVTLNRNFESPILFVGANGVFYFNNDMIMPRNSIFAPFITAGFGFMTFDPHGDLKDVNGNKYFYWSDGSIHDVDQNSPIAQFSPILQRDYKYETKLTDSTNNYARHTFGIPIGIGARFNFGNHLGVDVRANYFLTFTDYIDNVKEGGNDSWWWMGCSVYYKLGKVDKEKNEGIDIKAMLNEDYDGDGVVDGSDECQGTPKGVKVDHKGCPLDDDNDGVPDYLDKEPNTKHGAIVDGNGVTIDYDKIAEQARKDSLNEAQRDSFAAHPSQQTLSQGNNEVHTDKTGADCIPEEFRAADVNKDCVITADEINTVIDNFFDGIGDWTADRINRLIDYFFDQ; from the coding sequence ATGATGCGAAAAAAATTTCCGCTGGTGATGATCGCTTTTCTCGCTAGTGTTTATTCATCGGCGCAATCCACTTCCACGGAATTGCCACTCATCAGTGGCGGCGCAGGCCTCACTCTTTTTTCCGGCGATGTTGGCCACTCGAATCACTCAGGCGGTTCTTTCCGTTCGGCTTACCGTTTTGGCGTTGAACAACGTTTCGGAAATTATTTCGGCGCAGAAATTTTTGCGAACTACGGAACGCTTTCAAAAAATGAAAGAAGCGTTACACTGAACAGAAATTTCGAATCACCGATACTCTTTGTAGGAGCGAATGGCGTTTTCTATTTCAATAACGATATGATCATGCCCCGGAATTCCATCTTCGCTCCTTTTATTACAGCAGGATTCGGATTCATGACTTTCGATCCGCATGGCGACCTTAAAGATGTGAATGGAAATAAATATTTCTACTGGTCAGATGGTTCTATTCACGATGTGGATCAGAATTCTCCCATCGCACAATTCTCTCCGATTCTACAGCGCGATTACAAGTATGAAACAAAACTTACCGATAGCACGAATAATTATGCACGACACACATTTGGAATTCCGATCGGGATCGGCGCACGATTCAATTTCGGAAATCATCTCGGTGTAGATGTCCGCGCAAATTATTTTCTCACGTTCACCGATTATATTGATAATGTAAAAGAAGGTGGCAATGATTCCTGGTGGTGGATGGGATGTTCGGTTTATTACAAACTCGGAAAAGTAGATAAAGAAAAAAATGAAGGAATAGATATCAAAGCAATGTTGAATGAAGATTACGACGGAGACGGAGTAGTTGATGGAAGTGATGAATGCCAGGGAACTCCTAAAGGAGTGAAAGTAGATCACAAAGGTTGCCCGCTTGATGATGACAACGATGGCGTTCCTGATTATCTCGACAAAGAACCCAATACAAAACACGGCGCTATTGTAGATGGAAACGGAGTGACGATCGATTACGATAAGATCGCAGAGCAGGCGCGAAAAGATTCACTCAACGAAGCACAGCGCGATTCATTCGCTGCGCATCCGTCACAGCAGACACTTTCGCAGGGAAACAATGAAGTTCATACTGACAAGACCGGCGCCGATTGTATTCCCGAAGAATTCCGTGCAGCTGATGTCAATAAAGATTGTGTGATCACCGCTGATGAGATCAATACGGTGATCGATAATTTCTTTGACGGGATCGGTGACTGGACAGCAGATCGCATTAACCGCCTTATCGATTATTTCTTTGATCAGTGA
- a CDS encoding TIGR00730 family Rossman fold protein, with the protein MTNEDKIRRAFAEKDWSEIKAGDSWQIFKIMSEFVEGFEKMQKIGPCVSLFGSARTKSHNKYYQLAEEIAMKLTLEGYGVITGGGPGIMEAGNKGAKAGKGKSVGLNIRLPFEQSANLYVDHDKNINFDYFFVRKTIFLKYSQGFIAMPGGFGTLDELFEALTLVQTSKIAHYPVVLVGTEYWNGLVNWIRSTMLAKEKNVSPDDLELFHVVDTADEAVKIINDFYSKYMLKPNF; encoded by the coding sequence ATGACCAATGAAGATAAGATCCGCCGTGCCTTTGCAGAAAAAGACTGGAGTGAAATAAAAGCGGGCGACTCCTGGCAGATATTCAAGATCATGTCGGAGTTTGTAGAGGGATTTGAAAAAATGCAGAAGATCGGCCCGTGCGTTTCCCTTTTCGGATCGGCCCGCACGAAATCTCACAATAAATATTACCAGCTTGCTGAAGAAATAGCAATGAAACTAACGCTGGAAGGTTACGGTGTGATCACCGGTGGCGGACCGGGAATTATGGAAGCAGGAAATAAAGGAGCGAAAGCCGGAAAAGGAAAATCAGTAGGATTGAATATCCGGCTTCCTTTCGAGCAATCAGCGAATCTTTACGTAGATCACGACAAGAATATCAACTTCGATTATTTCTTCGTGCGAAAAACTATTTTCCTGAAATATTCCCAGGGATTCATTGCCATGCCCGGCGGATTCGGAACGCTTGATGAATTATTCGAAGCGCTCACGCTCGTGCAGACTTCGAAGATCGCGCATTACCCTGTTGTGCTCGTGGGCACAGAATACTGGAATGGATTGGTGAACTGGATACGCAGCACCATGCTTGCTAAAGAAAAAAATGTGAGCCCCGATGATCTTGAACTTTTCCATGTGGTGGATACTGCCGATGAAGCGGTGAAGATCATCAACGATTTTTATTCGAAGTATATGTTGAAGCCGAATTTCTGA
- a CDS encoding CotH kinase family protein, with protein sequence MKIKFRFLFFFITIISRFLLAQNPGDTLFNSSHIHDINITFSQPSFWDSLMLYKEHADSFNISTKNMMGNFIIDGTPIDSVGIKLKGNSSFGYPGRKKSIKITFNNYVIGKKLEGLTVIDLNNNTLDPTMMREKLLLDFMNRKGLPAPRCTYARVSYNGQYVGLYKIIEQVDKEFIQTHYNTWGGNLFKGDPGGTLTWMGSVPSTYYPYYELHSNTTINDWSDLVNLIDKINNTPTAEFYDSLENYLDTDPLIEQWAARNLFVDLDAYFNAAHNYYLYDDTLTGKFEWCTWDVSVAFGFYPFWSEDSTENVSILRAMNTLAIKMIADSNYKTTYLNTICDYLDELDTTSKTYSEIDSLAAIIYPDFAAEPDSNQMFPEQAFYATIDTMTIHTPIGDIPALKKFMANRRAHVIAELDSIGWICSSTPVTPPGNFQFDFSVYPNPFGNSLTIHYEIPGDEQVSIELFDAIGKRVAVILSDDNFQSAGDHTFTTDLSTLDAGIYLIRFKSGEYSKVIKLIEVK encoded by the coding sequence ATGAAAATCAAATTTCGGTTTTTATTTTTTTTCATTACAATTATTTCCCGTTTTCTCCTTGCGCAGAATCCGGGTGATACGCTTTTCAATTCTTCTCACATTCACGATATTAATATCACTTTTTCTCAACCTTCTTTCTGGGATTCCCTGATGCTTTATAAAGAACATGCCGATTCTTTCAATATCAGTACAAAAAATATGATGGGAAATTTTATCATTGACGGAACGCCCATTGATTCTGTGGGAATAAAGCTGAAGGGAAATTCAAGTTTCGGTTATCCCGGCCGGAAAAAATCTATTAAAATAACTTTCAATAATTACGTGATTGGAAAAAAACTGGAAGGGTTGACGGTGATCGATCTCAACAACAACACGCTTGATCCAACCATGATGCGGGAAAAACTCCTGCTTGATTTCATGAATCGTAAAGGATTGCCTGCGCCGCGTTGCACTTACGCACGCGTATCGTACAACGGGCAATACGTGGGACTTTACAAAATCATAGAACAAGTGGACAAAGAATTCATACAAACCCATTATAACACCTGGGGAGGAAATCTTTTTAAAGGTGATCCGGGCGGAACACTCACCTGGATGGGAAGCGTGCCGTCAACTTACTATCCTTATTACGAGTTGCATTCCAACACAACCATCAATGACTGGAGCGACCTTGTGAATCTCATCGACAAGATCAACAATACTCCAACTGCAGAATTCTATGACTCGCTCGAAAATTATCTTGACACTGATCCGCTGATAGAACAATGGGCCGCAAGAAATCTTTTTGTAGATCTGGATGCGTACTTCAATGCCGCTCACAATTATTACCTGTACGACGACACGCTCACCGGTAAATTCGAATGGTGTACCTGGGATGTAAGTGTAGCTTTCGGATTTTACCCATTCTGGTCGGAAGATTCAACTGAGAATGTGAGCATTCTTCGCGCTATGAATACACTTGCAATAAAAATGATCGCCGATTCTAATTATAAAACAACTTACCTGAACACGATCTGCGATTATCTTGATGAGTTGGACACAACCAGTAAAACATATTCAGAGATCGATAGTCTTGCAGCTATTATCTATCCTGATTTTGCTGCCGAACCCGATTCGAACCAGATGTTTCCCGAACAGGCATTCTACGCAACGATCGATACGATGACCATTCACACACCGATCGGAGATATTCCAGCGCTTAAAAAATTCATGGCGAACAGGCGCGCGCACGTGATAGCAGAACTCGATTCAATTGGCTGGATCTGTTCTTCAACGCCGGTAACTCCACCTGGTAATTTCCAGTTTGATTTCAGCGTTTATCCCAATCCGTTCGGAAATTCGCTCACCATTCATTATGAAATTCCAGGTGATGAACAGGTTTCAATAGAATTGTTTGATGCGATCGGGAAACGCGTTGCCGTAATTTTATCTGATGATAATTTTCAGTCGGCTGGCGATCACACTTTCACCACTGATCTGAGCACGCTTGATGCGGGAATTTATTTGATCCGTTTCAAAAGCGGCGAATATTCCAAAGTCATAAAACTCATTGAAGTAAAATGA
- a CDS encoding SDR family NAD(P)-dependent oxidoreductase, whose protein sequence is MKKTIVVTGATGSLGKATALELAKNNCRIILLARNADKLLKIKNEIISATKNNDVEYFVADLSEPSSIRKAVAEIKSKHSSLNGLINTAAIFIKQRKQNSLGHEYMFATNHLGTFLLTNELLDLLKAGKPSRVLTVSAPSTTKVNFDDIHGKQKWNPGFMGTFGATKMMNLLFTYALARRIEGSGVTASVYHPGLMKSELTREMSAFANFIFGMMSSPPEKAAKMLCTMTIGGNYNNSNGIFLKFNGKQIKSNAYSYDRDNQEKLWKMSEEITYSD, encoded by the coding sequence ATGAAAAAAACAATTGTCGTTACCGGCGCAACAGGTTCTCTTGGAAAAGCGACTGCGCTCGAACTTGCAAAAAATAATTGCCGCATTATTCTTCTTGCAAGAAACGCGGATAAACTTTTAAAGATCAAAAATGAAATTATCAGCGCAACGAAAAACAACGATGTAGAATATTTCGTTGCCGACCTGAGTGAACCTTCTTCGATCCGAAAAGCTGTTGCCGAAATAAAAAGCAAACATTCTTCATTGAATGGTTTGATCAATACCGCTGCCATTTTCATTAAGCAACGAAAGCAAAATTCACTCGGACATGAATACATGTTCGCGACAAATCACCTCGGCACTTTTCTACTCACGAATGAATTGCTTGATCTTTTGAAAGCCGGAAAACCTTCGCGCGTTCTCACCGTGTCCGCTCCTTCGACGACGAAGGTGAATTTCGATGACATTCACGGAAAACAAAAATGGAATCCCGGTTTCATGGGCACTTTCGGCGCAACAAAAATGATGAATTTACTTTTCACATACGCCCTCGCGCGGAGAATCGAAGGCAGTGGAGTTACCGCGAGTGTTTATCATCCCGGTTTGATGAAATCGGAATTGACCCGCGAAATGTCGGCGTTCGCTAATTTTATTTTCGGGATGATGTCTTCGCCGCCCGAAAAAGCGGCAAAGATGTTATGTACAATGACCATCGGCGGCAACTACAATAATTCGAACGGAATATTCCTGAAATTCAATGGCAAACAAATCAAATCGAACGCTTACTCCTATGACAGGGACAACCAGGAAAAATTGTGGAAGATGAGTGAAGAAATTACGTATTCCGATTAA
- a CDS encoding phosphoglucomutase/phosphomannomutase family protein, producing MYTIRFGTDGWRAIIAQEFTVENVARLTEGTALWMKKNFKDPSVVVGHDCRFGGELFAETTAKVFIHHGVKVFLAKDFVSTPMISLGAKNYNTSIGVIITASHNPPSYNGYKLKAGYGGPLSPEDIAVIEPMIPEKCSVDLNSVQLSNLPTDQLQWVKLEEDYIVHVKKNFDLDAIRNSGIRFGYDAMYGAGQNVIKRLFPNTTMLHCDYNPSFNGQAPEPILRNLKEFSDLIRTSKKIDCGLATDGDADRIGLFDSDGNFVDSHHIILLLIHYLVKYKGMKGKVCTAFSTTVKIKNMCKHYGLELETVKIGFKYICGIMVKEDVLLGGEESGGIAIKGHIPERDGIWMGLVIWEFMAKSGKNLKQLIEEVYAITGPFSFERVDLHLDERVKQKVIADCKAGKYSSFGKYKVDRVEDLDGWKFFLNHESWVMIRASGTEPVLRTYAEAATHEEAVAILEATKKVLLG from the coding sequence ATGTACACGATCAGATTCGGAACCGACGGATGGCGCGCCATCATTGCACAGGAATTCACGGTTGAAAATGTTGCGCGGCTAACAGAAGGAACAGCGCTGTGGATGAAAAAAAATTTCAAGGATCCTTCAGTGGTTGTTGGGCATGACTGCCGTTTCGGTGGCGAACTTTTCGCAGAAACTACCGCAAAAGTTTTTATTCATCACGGCGTGAAAGTTTTTCTCGCAAAGGATTTTGTGAGCACGCCCATGATCTCACTCGGTGCAAAAAATTACAACACTTCGATCGGCGTCATCATTACCGCTTCGCATAATCCGCCTTCGTATAACGGATACAAACTGAAAGCCGGTTATGGCGGGCCACTTTCGCCGGAAGACATTGCTGTGATAGAACCCATGATCCCTGAAAAATGTTCGGTCGATCTTAATTCTGTTCAATTAAGCAACTTGCCAACCGATCAACTGCAGTGGGTAAAGCTCGAGGAAGATTACATTGTTCATGTGAAAAAAAATTTCGATCTCGATGCGATCCGCAATTCAGGAATTCGTTTTGGTTATGATGCGATGTATGGCGCCGGGCAGAACGTGATCAAAAGGTTGTTTCCTAACACAACCATGCTTCATTGCGATTACAACCCATCTTTTAACGGGCAAGCGCCTGAGCCCATTCTCAGGAACCTGAAAGAATTTTCCGATCTCATCCGAACTTCAAAAAAAATAGATTGTGGTTTAGCGACCGATGGAGATGCTGACCGTATCGGCTTATTCGACAGCGACGGAAATTTTGTGGACTCGCATCACATCATTCTCCTGCTCATTCATTATCTGGTGAAATACAAAGGCATGAAAGGAAAAGTGTGCACTGCATTTTCCACGACAGTGAAAATTAAAAATATGTGCAAACATTACGGCCTTGAACTGGAAACAGTGAAGATCGGTTTCAAATACATTTGCGGAATTATGGTGAAGGAAGATGTATTGCTGGGAGGAGAAGAATCCGGAGGCATTGCGATCAAAGGCCACATTCCCGAGCGTGATGGAATATGGATGGGACTCGTGATCTGGGAATTCATGGCGAAGAGCGGGAAAAATCTGAAACAGCTGATTGAAGAAGTTTATGCGATTACCGGCCCATTCTCATTCGAGCGAGTGGATCTTCATCTTGATGAACGTGTGAAGCAAAAAGTGATTGCCGACTGCAAAGCCGGAAAATATTCTTCCTTTGGAAAATATAAAGTGGATCGCGTGGAAGATCTCGACGGATGGAAATTTTTTCTCAATCACGAATCGTGGGTGATGATACGCGCGAGCGGGACTGAGCCCGTGTTGCGCACATACGCAGAGGCGGCTACGCACGAGGAAGCTGTTGCAATACTGGAAGCGACGAAGAAAGTTTTGCTGGGGTGA
- a CDS encoding SGNH/GDSL hydrolase family protein — protein MKQILFLPILAPILLTSWSCDPKNNSMNTIDSSSVRYVALGDSYTICEGATRDESWPLIMANEISSDKIKVDLVANPSRTGWTTQDLIDNELSVFDDSKADVVTLLIGVNDWVQGVSKETFHSHLIFILDHLQEKLAKKNNIVLITIPDFGVTPTGKLYSGGRDISAGISEFNKIISEEAAKRELKLVDIFPVSKNMGSDDTLIAGDGLHPSAKEYAVWEKLIAPVMKDLLEGKY, from the coding sequence ATGAAACAAATTCTTTTCCTTCCGATACTTGCCCCGATCCTGCTCACGAGCTGGAGTTGCGATCCGAAAAATAATTCCATGAACACTATTGATTCTTCTTCTGTTCGATATGTTGCGCTTGGCGATTCCTACACAATTTGCGAAGGTGCTACACGTGATGAGTCGTGGCCGTTGATCATGGCGAATGAAATTTCATCGGATAAAATAAAAGTGGATCTTGTTGCAAATCCTTCGCGCACGGGCTGGACCACGCAGGACCTGATCGACAATGAACTTTCTGTTTTCGATGACAGCAAAGCAGATGTGGTGACGCTGCTCATTGGTGTGAACGACTGGGTGCAGGGAGTGAGTAAAGAAACTTTTCATTCTCATCTTATTTTTATTCTCGATCATCTCCAGGAAAAACTTGCTAAGAAAAATAATATTGTGCTTATTACCATTCCTGATTTCGGAGTAACACCCACTGGAAAATTATATTCGGGCGGAAGAGATATTTCTGCGGGAATTTCGGAATTCAATAAAATTATTTCGGAAGAAGCAGCAAAAAGAGAATTGAAACTCGTTGATATTTTTCCTGTTTCAAAAAATATGGGAAGTGATGATACGCTGATCGCCGGCGATGGGCTTCATCCTTCGGCGAAAGAATATGCAGTGTGGGAAAAATTGATTGCGCCTGTGATGAAGGATTTGTTGGAAGGGAAGTACTAA
- a CDS encoding DUF2279 domain-containing protein, translated as MSRIALLLFTVLFLNFFAGAQDVEFPRCGGDVYARPENHIDTFFNPSKTFNKKRAIGIFSFELAGGGGSLIALQNVWYKDYPREKFHYFNDNAEWMGMDKCGHITASYEIGRYCTDLYYWSGMNFRNSTLLGGLTGFTYQGVLEIFDGYSSGWGFSWGDMAANAGGYFLYAGQNIFLKKQFITPKFSFSKSGYAQYRPSLLGENFSSQLFKDYNGQIYWASVNISSFIPGENRFPSWLNIAFGYGANGMTGARTNPPYYSANGNLLTFQRYQQFYISPDIDLSKIRTHSHFLHTVFVAVGFLKIPAPGMIFENGKVKCQWIAH; from the coding sequence ATGAGCCGAATTGCATTATTGCTCTTCACTGTTTTATTTCTGAATTTTTTCGCTGGGGCGCAGGACGTGGAATTTCCACGATGTGGCGGAGACGTTTATGCCAGGCCGGAAAATCATATCGATACATTTTTTAATCCTTCAAAAACTTTCAATAAAAAAAGAGCGATCGGAATTTTTTCTTTCGAACTCGCTGGCGGCGGCGGATCGCTCATTGCTTTGCAAAATGTATGGTACAAAGATTATCCGCGTGAAAAATTTCATTACTTCAATGACAACGCCGAGTGGATGGGAATGGATAAATGCGGACACATCACTGCTTCGTATGAGATCGGCCGTTACTGCACCGATCTTTATTACTGGAGTGGAATGAATTTCAGGAATTCAACTTTGCTTGGCGGACTGACGGGTTTCACTTACCAGGGTGTACTTGAAATTTTCGATGGTTATTCTTCGGGATGGGGATTTTCATGGGGAGACATGGCTGCGAATGCGGGTGGCTATTTTTTATATGCAGGGCAAAATATTTTTTTAAAAAAACAATTCATCACTCCGAAATTTTCTTTTTCTAAAAGTGGTTATGCCCAATATCGCCCTTCATTGCTTGGCGAAAATTTTTCTTCACAACTCTTCAAAGATTACAACGGGCAGATCTATTGGGCGTCGGTAAATATTTCTTCTTTTATTCCCGGCGAAAACAGGTTTCCTTCCTGGCTGAATATTGCGTTCGGTTATGGAGCAAACGGAATGACGGGGGCAAGAACCAATCCTCCTTACTATTCTGCGAATGGAAATCTTCTCACTTTCCAGCGTTACCAGCAATTTTATATTTCTCCCGACATCGATCTCTCAAAGATCAGAACTCATTCCCATTTTCTTCATACTGTTTTTGTTGCTGTTGGATTTCTTAAAATTCCTGCTCCGGGCATGATCTTTGAAAATGGAAAAGTAAAATGTCAATGGATCGCTCATTAA
- a CDS encoding T9SS type A sorting domain-containing protein, with the protein MKTKILLVIAALGLGLVKLSAQDLLPGINYSYNPPGANGIITNITIDVLNNDANAAGSFDVAMYLYDPNTTNYWIIGTQNIPSLSGNSLITISNWNIDINQTSGIPAGTYRLGVWTDSNSAITETDETNNAGLLAGNINYTPNASGISNAILPDENATLYPNPANENVSVNYSLTENSAVEINIFDDAGKLMMRANEPGVLGAGDHKTELETSSLPPGIYFVKIIAGGSVITKKLSVMH; encoded by the coding sequence ATGAAAACAAAAATTTTACTTGTAATCGCCGCGCTTGGACTCGGCCTCGTGAAACTATCTGCGCAGGATCTCTTACCCGGCATCAATTACAGTTACAATCCGCCCGGCGCAAACGGGATCATCACGAATATCACCATTGATGTTCTGAACAACGATGCGAATGCTGCCGGTTCTTTTGATGTAGCTATGTATCTCTACGATCCGAACACCACAAATTACTGGATCATTGGTACGCAGAATATTCCTTCACTCTCGGGAAATTCACTCATCACGATTTCCAACTGGAACATTGACATCAATCAGACATCGGGAATTCCTGCGGGAACTTATCGTCTCGGTGTGTGGACTGATTCGAACAGTGCTATAACGGAGACCGATGAAACTAACAATGCAGGATTACTCGCGGGAAATATAAATTACACACCAAATGCAAGTGGAATTTCGAATGCAATATTACCAGATGAAAATGCGACTCTTTATCCGAATCCGGCGAATGAAAATGTTTCTGTGAATTATTCATTGACAGAAAACAGCGCCGTTGAAATAAATATTTTCGACGATGCAGGAAAACTCATGATGCGTGCGAATGAACCTGGAGTTCTTGGCGCAGGAGACCACAAAACAGAGCTGGAAACATCTTCACTTCCTCCGGGAATTTATTTTGTGAAGATTATCGCAGGAGGATCAGTGATCACAAAAAAACTTTCTGTGATGCATTGA
- a CDS encoding MFS transporter has protein sequence MKKESHYTRQVILLIIVAGLGYFVDIYDLILFLFVKKSSLNELHIPEDQYPVLLNFQMFGMLLGGIVWGVLGDKKGRLSTLFFTIFIYSLANIANGFVQTLHQYEGLRFIAGFGLAGELGVGITLVSELMSKETRGYGTSIVAGIGIAGAGLGYVISQHLGWRQAYWAGGVLGLVLLVMRMSVSESSLFHKSKKDNVAMGNFFSLFTNGNRTMKYIYCILIGIPVWFVIGIVIAGAEKFATNIFHVEGIFDANGNPLKNIHGNKIVDEIGAKAVLYHYIGASAGSFLLGFLGQWLKSRKKALIISLTMLSISLGAFFYSSGISLSLYYFIIFILGIAQGYWAIFITVASEQFGTNLRATVSTTAPNFVRGALPLMAFGYAALGTAKDGTMKGAIIVGAIVIALAFFATTQLKETYGKELDYLEPVE, from the coding sequence ATGAAAAAAGAATCGCATTACACCCGGCAGGTCATTCTGCTCATCATCGTTGCAGGCCTGGGTTACTTCGTCGACATTTATGATCTGATCCTTTTTCTTTTCGTAAAAAAATCTTCGCTGAATGAACTTCATATTCCGGAAGATCAATACCCTGTTCTTCTGAATTTCCAGATGTTCGGAATGCTCCTTGGGGGAATTGTATGGGGTGTGCTTGGCGATAAAAAAGGACGACTTTCAACTTTATTTTTTACGATCTTCATTTATTCGCTTGCAAATATTGCGAATGGTTTTGTGCAGACACTTCATCAGTATGAAGGATTGCGTTTCATTGCAGGATTCGGACTTGCCGGCGAACTCGGTGTCGGAATCACATTGGTTTCAGAACTCATGTCGAAAGAAACACGTGGCTACGGGACATCGATTGTTGCAGGAATAGGAATTGCCGGTGCGGGGCTGGGTTATGTTATATCACAACATTTGGGATGGAGACAGGCTTACTGGGCAGGCGGAGTACTCGGGCTCGTGTTGCTGGTGATGCGGATGTCTGTAAGTGAAAGTTCCCTGTTTCACAAATCGAAAAAAGATAATGTGGCGATGGGGAATTTTTTCAGTTTATTCACGAATGGAAATCGAACGATGAAATATATTTATTGTATTCTCATTGGAATTCCTGTCTGGTTCGTGATCGGGATCGTGATCGCGGGCGCGGAAAAATTTGCGACAAATATTTTTCACGTTGAAGGGATCTTCGATGCAAATGGAAATCCTTTAAAGAATATACATGGAAATAAGATTGTTGATGAGATCGGCGCTAAGGCCGTGTTGTATCATTACATCGGTGCATCGGCCGGAAGTTTCCTATTGGGATTTCTCGGGCAATGGCTGAAGTCGAGAAAGAAAGCACTCATTATTTCGCTTACGATGCTCTCGATCTCGCTCGGCGCATTTTTCTATTCCTCCGGAATTTCACTGTCACTTTATTATTTCATCATTTTTATTCTCGGAATTGCACAAGGATACTGGGCGATCTTCATCACGGTTGCATCCGAACAATTCGGAACCAATCTTCGCGCAACAGTTTCTACAACTGCACCGAATTTTGTGCGCGGTGCATTACCGCTCATGGCATTCGGCTATGCGGCTCTCGGCACAGCGAAGGATGGAACGATGAAAGGTGCAATTATTGTTGGGGCAATTGTAATTGCCCTTGCATTTTTCGCGACGACACAATTGAAAGAAACCTATGGTAAGGAATTGGATTATTTAGAACCTGTCGAATGA
- a CDS encoding CoA-binding protein, translated as MKTLVLGASENPERYSFRAVNSLLNHNEEVVALGIKEGEIRGVKILTGKPEIKNIDTVTIYVGPKNLPEWYDYILSLKPKRVIFNPGAENPEFEKMCRENNIEVVEACTLVMLSIGIY; from the coding sequence ATGAAAACACTGGTGCTTGGTGCTTCCGAAAATCCGGAACGGTATAGTTTTCGTGCCGTGAATTCACTTTTGAATCACAACGAAGAAGTGGTAGCGTTGGGAATAAAAGAAGGAGAGATACGTGGTGTAAAAATTCTTACCGGTAAACCGGAAATAAAAAACATTGACACGGTAACGATTTATGTAGGACCGAAAAATTTACCGGAGTGGTATGATTATATTCTTTCATTGAAACCGAAACGGGTGATCTTCAATCCCGGCGCAGAGAACCCGGAGTTTGAAAAAATGTGCAGGGAAAATAATATTGAAGTAGTGGAAGCGTGTACGCTGGTGATGTTGAGTATCGGAATTTACTAG
- a CDS encoding PorT family protein produces the protein MIARSLFILQFIFLSAKITFAQVEFSFGPEVGVSTEFLSRAGRIYTSSQYSSDKTYFTRPLAGVGTEFTIKKHLRFGTGIQYELIGYHEQITNSGQDNSGTWNREENFEEHFTKLCMPVTAGFVFQVNQLRFHLFAGYRLNYFVNGNYHHDYTLNSSNDSLDDYFSENTDPFSKSNVLPMTHFHSQLCGGLSVAWKNFEFTAMCNRGRPLYFSKYVYIMCMPGEPSMQNDNYTFTVRYNFTRLKEKAKEVVDCPHY, from the coding sequence ATGATAGCCCGTTCACTTTTTATTCTGCAATTCATTTTTCTTTCGGCAAAAATTACATTCGCGCAGGTTGAATTTTCTTTCGGGCCGGAAGTCGGAGTCTCCACTGAATTTCTTTCGCGAGCCGGTAGAATTTATACCTCATCACAATATTCTTCAGACAAAACTTACTTCACGCGACCGCTCGCAGGCGTGGGAACTGAATTTACAATAAAAAAGCATTTGCGTTTTGGAACAGGAATTCAATATGAACTGATAGGATACCACGAGCAGATTACGAATAGCGGACAGGATAATTCCGGAACCTGGAACCGTGAAGAGAATTTCGAAGAACATTTTACGAAACTCTGCATGCCGGTCACAGCAGGATTTGTTTTTCAGGTGAATCAATTACGTTTTCATTTATTTGCCGGTTACCGTTTGAATTATTTTGTGAATGGAAATTATCATCACGATTATACTTTGAATTCCAGCAACGATTCTCTTGATGATTATTTTTCAGAAAACACTGATCCATTTAGTAAATCGAATGTGCTTCCTATGACACATTTTCATTCGCAACTCTGCGGCGGGCTTTCAGTAGCGTGGAAGAATTTTGAATTTACGGCAATGTGCAACCGGGGAAGGCCTTTGTATTTTTCAAAATATGTTTACATCATGTGCATGCCGGGAGAGCCGTCGATGCAGAATGACAATTACACTTTTACAGTACGTTACAATTTTACCCGGCTCAAGGAAAAAGCAAAAGAAGTAGTTGATTGTCCGCATTATTGA